Proteins encoded together in one Schumannella luteola window:
- a CDS encoding DUF3107 domain-containing protein, which yields MDIRIGIANSAREISFETSQNPDEIEKAVSTALESEKYLKLSDDRGRLYIVPVASFSYLEIGAEETRRVGFVA from the coding sequence GTGGACATTCGCATCGGCATCGCCAACTCCGCCCGTGAGATCTCGTTCGAGACCAGCCAGAACCCCGACGAGATCGAGAAGGCCGTCAGCACGGCCCTCGAGTCGGAGAAGTACCTCAAGCTGAGCGACGACCGCGGCCGCCTCTACATCGTGCCCGTCGCGAGCTTCTCCTACCTCGAGATCGGCGCCGAGGAGACCCGTCGCGTCGGCTTCGTCGCCTGA
- a CDS encoding ferritin-like fold-containing protein — protein sequence MANWFRRRRPATPAVLVGRPRSTVTARVELADLTPGIDAYLGRAAYLQLALFEDVSRAISAAPSTVAKTSLARVAAPHLDAHRGLVAELVARGVDPAEAMEPYRLDIDDFQRRTLGQDWFETLATCYVTAGFLTDFFLSLAAGLPAELRGRVESLLDVEAGEDVLIDELRAGIDANPRLGSRLAMRGRRLVGDTMLVARSALGVGAEGPGEERIEPVFTELVAAHTRRMDALGLTA from the coding sequence GTGGCGAACTGGTTCCGGCGGCGGCGTCCCGCGACCCCCGCGGTGCTCGTCGGCCGCCCTCGATCGACCGTGACGGCCCGGGTGGAGCTGGCGGATCTGACCCCGGGGATCGACGCCTATCTCGGTCGCGCCGCCTATCTGCAGCTCGCGCTCTTCGAAGACGTCTCGCGCGCCATCTCGGCCGCGCCCTCGACCGTCGCGAAGACCTCGCTCGCCCGCGTCGCCGCGCCGCACCTCGATGCGCACCGCGGCCTCGTCGCCGAGCTGGTCGCGCGCGGTGTCGACCCGGCCGAGGCGATGGAGCCCTACCGTCTCGACATCGACGACTTCCAGCGGCGCACTCTCGGGCAGGACTGGTTCGAGACGCTCGCCACCTGCTACGTCACCGCCGGATTCCTCACCGACTTCTTCCTCAGCCTCGCCGCGGGCCTGCCCGCCGAGCTGCGCGGGCGGGTCGAGTCGCTGCTCGACGTCGAGGCCGGCGAGGACGTTCTGATCGACGAGCTGCGCGCCGGCATCGACGCGAACCCGCGCCTCGGCTCGCGCCTGGCGATGCGGGGTCGACGCCTCGTCGGCGACACCATGCTCGTCGCACGCTCGGCGCTCGGCGTCGGCGCGGAGGGCCCGGGCGAGGAGCGCATCGAGCCGGTCTTCACCGAGCTCGTGGCCGCGCACACGCGGCGGATGGATGCGCTCGGCCTGACGGCCTGA
- a CDS encoding LysR substrate-binding domain-containing protein: MFDPQLLRSFTAVAETLSFTRAAERLGLSQPTVSQHVQRLESAAGRALVQRDTRQVALTDNGRAMLGFARGILAAHDGAAAYFSGSAMRGRLRFGSADDLAQTELPRILRRFRRVHPQINLELTVAQSGMLARRLAAGALDLVFVKQESGAAEGRLVRRERLVWVAHRDLEIDPTAPLPLVAYQAPSLSRSVALQALEDAGRSWRITCTVREINGVHAALRAGLGVTVLPQNLVPENLRDVTAQLGLPLLREIDFTLLDNPRAPREPVEALVAAIIGTDGPAGARHDR, encoded by the coding sequence GTGTTCGATCCCCAGCTGCTGCGCTCCTTCACGGCGGTCGCCGAGACTCTGAGCTTCACCCGCGCCGCCGAGCGACTCGGTCTCAGCCAGCCGACCGTCAGCCAGCACGTGCAGCGGCTCGAGAGCGCCGCCGGCCGGGCTCTCGTGCAGCGCGACACGCGCCAGGTCGCACTCACCGACAACGGGCGGGCGATGCTCGGTTTCGCCCGCGGCATCCTCGCCGCCCACGACGGCGCCGCCGCCTACTTCAGCGGCTCGGCGATGCGCGGTCGACTGCGCTTCGGCTCGGCCGACGATCTCGCGCAGACCGAGCTGCCCCGCATCCTCCGCCGCTTCCGCCGGGTGCACCCCCAGATCAACCTCGAGCTGACCGTCGCCCAGAGCGGCATGCTCGCCCGCCGACTCGCGGCCGGTGCGCTCGACCTCGTCTTCGTCAAGCAGGAGAGCGGCGCCGCCGAAGGGCGGCTCGTGCGCCGGGAACGGCTGGTCTGGGTCGCGCACCGCGACCTCGAGATCGACCCGACCGCTCCCCTGCCGCTCGTCGCGTACCAGGCGCCGAGCCTCTCGCGCTCCGTCGCGCTGCAGGCGCTCGAGGATGCCGGGCGCAGCTGGCGCATCACCTGCACCGTGCGCGAGATCAACGGCGTGCATGCCGCGCTGCGCGCCGGGCTCGGCGTGACCGTGCTGCCGCAGAACCTCGTGCCCGAGAACCTGCGCGACGTCACCGCGCAGCTCGGGCTGCCGCTGCTGCGCGAGATCGACTTCACCCTGCTCGACAACCCGCGGGCGCCGCGCGAGCCGGTCGAGGCGCTCGTCGCCGCGATCATCGGCACCGACGGACCGGCCGGGGCGCGCCACGACCGCTGA
- a CDS encoding ATP-dependent helicase translates to MTDTTTSTTTRISARSIAERLGLHPPTPEQTLVIESELGPALVVAGAGSGKTETMAFRVLWLVANGLVAPAQILGLTFTRKAAGELGHRMRDRIAQLRENDLMPERDGDDDPAAELLDSPTVSTYNSFASAIFRDNAPLVGYDGDAVLLGEAATWLLARELVTRSDDLRLADTEKSVDALATAVVRLASQLAENVADADRVEQMAEDFRALADLPTGGRGAYADVVTMTDRIAALPVLLGLARQLQQAKRDRAAIEFSDQVAIALRIVERNPHVVTELRDRYRVVILDEYQDTSVVQTRLLALLFARHPVMAVGDPNQSIYGWRGASAAGLGQFGSWFGSDARFELTTSWRNGERILDAANRLIRPLALTSPVSVAALTARPGADAHPVRLLYPETVVEEADQVAAWFRGGLADPAEWGTDDAGDPQPPSAALILRSRGTLEQFLSAFRRAGVPYHVLGVGGLLAEPLVADLVAALAVVDDPGANSELIRLLLGSRWRLGTADVAALRDLARWLEKRDLRQKPLDDEVARQLRASVADDDSASLIDALDFLVTSAEDHGAVRGFSEEGLARLRDAGETFARLRRRVRFDLDDLVTTVLQELDLDIEAEANDARPGSGRVLEAFFDALAGFQQLGQQNSLRAFLGWLREAESRERLSPRSDPPEPGCVQIVTIHGSKGLEWDLVAVPRLVEGEMPSAARDTGAWVAFGELPYEFRGDASVLPDFRWREATTRKEVLDLFGAFKSEVREQQLLEDRRLAYVAITRARRHLLLSGSFWSSQTKPRRPGAFLRELADDGIVPALPEAPESEENPLVAEPEKADWPRDPLGSRRQRVEAAAELVRTADPADAGRWSRDVELLLEERRQRLRGSDAVTVPERIPASRFKDWVENPARVLAELRRPMPERPYRATRLGTLFHAWVEKRSDPDSAMAGFDDLDALGSELDGGIEGEDLTAVDAARFAELRATFEASPWADRRPIDVEREIHLPLGGRTVVCKIDAVYAEGDGDAIRYEIVDWKTGKAPRDAADRELKQLQLALYRLAYARWRGVDPEHIDAAFYFVADDETLRPERIDDEDALAARWAEAMERIAPST, encoded by the coding sequence ATGACCGACACCACCACGAGCACCACCACCCGCATCTCGGCGCGCAGCATCGCCGAACGTCTCGGCCTCCATCCGCCGACGCCCGAGCAGACCCTCGTGATCGAGTCGGAGCTCGGCCCCGCCCTCGTCGTCGCCGGGGCCGGCAGCGGCAAGACCGAGACGATGGCGTTCCGCGTGCTCTGGCTCGTCGCCAACGGCCTCGTCGCGCCGGCGCAGATCCTCGGCCTCACCTTCACCCGCAAGGCGGCCGGCGAGCTCGGTCACCGCATGCGCGACCGGATCGCCCAGCTGCGCGAGAACGACCTGATGCCCGAGCGCGACGGCGACGACGACCCGGCCGCCGAGCTGCTCGACAGCCCGACCGTGTCGACCTACAACTCCTTCGCGAGCGCGATCTTCCGCGACAACGCGCCGCTGGTCGGCTACGACGGCGATGCCGTGCTGCTCGGCGAGGCGGCCACCTGGCTGCTCGCCCGCGAGCTCGTGACCCGCAGCGACGACCTGCGCCTCGCCGACACCGAGAAGTCGGTGGATGCGCTCGCCACCGCCGTCGTGCGCCTCGCCTCCCAGCTCGCCGAGAACGTCGCCGACGCCGACCGGGTCGAGCAGATGGCCGAGGACTTCCGTGCGCTCGCCGACCTGCCGACCGGCGGTCGCGGCGCCTACGCCGACGTGGTCACGATGACCGACCGCATCGCGGCGCTCCCGGTGCTGCTCGGCCTGGCGCGGCAGCTGCAGCAGGCCAAGCGCGACCGCGCCGCGATCGAGTTCAGCGACCAGGTCGCGATCGCGCTCCGGATCGTCGAGCGCAATCCGCACGTCGTGACCGAGCTGCGCGACCGCTATCGGGTCGTGATCCTCGACGAGTACCAGGACACGAGCGTCGTGCAGACGCGGCTGCTCGCGCTGCTCTTCGCCCGGCACCCGGTCATGGCGGTCGGCGATCCCAACCAGTCGATCTACGGCTGGCGCGGGGCGAGCGCCGCCGGGCTCGGGCAGTTCGGGTCGTGGTTCGGATCGGATGCGCGCTTCGAGCTCACGACGAGCTGGCGCAATGGCGAGCGGATCCTCGACGCCGCGAACCGGCTCATCCGCCCGCTGGCGCTCACCTCTCCGGTGTCGGTCGCGGCGCTCACCGCCCGTCCCGGCGCCGACGCCCATCCGGTGCGGCTGCTCTATCCCGAGACCGTCGTCGAGGAGGCTGATCAGGTGGCCGCCTGGTTCCGCGGCGGCCTCGCCGACCCAGCCGAATGGGGCACGGATGACGCGGGCGATCCACAGCCGCCGTCGGCCGCGCTCATCCTGCGCTCGCGCGGCACCCTCGAGCAGTTCCTCAGTGCATTCCGTCGTGCCGGTGTGCCATACCACGTGCTCGGCGTGGGCGGACTTCTCGCCGAGCCGCTCGTCGCCGATCTGGTCGCGGCGCTCGCGGTCGTCGACGATCCCGGCGCGAACTCCGAGCTCATCCGGCTGCTGCTCGGATCGCGCTGGCGACTCGGCACGGCCGACGTCGCGGCACTGCGCGACCTGGCGCGCTGGCTCGAGAAGCGCGACCTGCGGCAGAAGCCGCTCGATGACGAGGTCGCCCGGCAGCTGCGAGCGAGCGTCGCCGATGACGACAGCGCCTCCCTGATCGACGCCCTCGACTTCCTGGTGACCTCGGCTGAGGATCACGGCGCGGTGCGCGGCTTCAGCGAGGAGGGCCTCGCGCGCCTGCGGGATGCAGGGGAGACCTTCGCGCGACTGCGACGCCGCGTGCGCTTCGACCTCGACGATCTCGTCACGACCGTGCTGCAGGAGCTCGACCTCGATATCGAGGCGGAGGCGAACGACGCGCGACCCGGATCCGGCCGCGTGCTCGAGGCGTTCTTCGACGCCCTCGCCGGGTTCCAGCAGCTGGGCCAGCAGAACTCGCTGCGCGCCTTCCTCGGCTGGCTGCGCGAGGCCGAGTCGCGCGAACGGCTCTCGCCGCGCTCCGACCCGCCCGAGCCCGGCTGCGTGCAGATCGTCACGATCCACGGATCGAAGGGTCTCGAGTGGGATCTCGTGGCCGTGCCGCGGCTCGTGGAGGGCGAGATGCCCTCGGCCGCCCGCGATACGGGCGCGTGGGTGGCGTTCGGCGAGCTGCCCTACGAGTTCCGGGGCGATGCCTCGGTGCTGCCCGACTTCCGGTGGCGCGAGGCGACGACGCGCAAGGAGGTGCTCGATCTCTTCGGCGCCTTCAAGAGCGAGGTGCGTGAGCAGCAGCTGCTCGAGGATCGTCGGCTCGCCTATGTCGCGATCACGCGGGCCCGCCGTCACCTGCTGCTGAGCGGATCGTTCTGGTCATCGCAGACCAAACCCCGGCGGCCCGGCGCGTTCCTGCGCGAGCTGGCGGACGACGGCATCGTGCCGGCACTGCCCGAGGCGCCGGAGTCGGAGGAGAACCCGCTGGTAGCCGAGCCCGAGAAGGCGGACTGGCCGCGTGATCCGCTCGGCTCCCGTCGACAGCGGGTCGAGGCCGCCGCCGAGCTCGTGCGCACGGCAGACCCCGCCGACGCGGGCCGCTGGTCGCGCGATGTCGAGCTGCTGCTCGAGGAACGCCGCCAGCGGCTGCGCGGCTCCGACGCCGTGACGGTGCCCGAGCGCATCCCCGCCTCGCGCTTCAAGGACTGGGTCGAGAATCCCGCCAGGGTGCTCGCCGAACTGCGTCGCCCCATGCCCGAGCGGCCGTATCGCGCGACCCGGCTCGGCACGCTGTTCCACGCCTGGGTCGAGAAGCGCAGCGACCCGGATTCGGCGATGGCCGGCTTCGACGACCTGGATGCGCTGGGCAGCGAGCTCGACGGCGGTATCGAGGGCGAGGATCTCACCGCGGTCGACGCGGCGCGTTTCGCCGAGCTGCGCGCGACCTTCGAGGCTTCGCCGTGGGCGGATCGGCGCCCGATCGACGTCGAGCGCGAGATCCATCTGCCGCTCGGCGGTCGCACCGTGGTGTGCAAGATCGATGCCGTCTACGCCGAGGGCGACGGGGACGCGATCCGCTACGAGATCGTCGACTGGAAGACCGGCAAGGCGCCGCGCGACGCCGCGGATCGGGAGCTGAAGCAGCTGCAGCTCGCGCTGTACCGCCTCGCCTACGCGCGCTGGCGCGGCGTCGATCCGGAGCACATCGATGCGGCGTTCTACTTCGTCGCCGACGACGAGACGCTGCGCCCGGAGCGGATCGATGACGAGGACGCGCTCGCGGCGCGCTGGGCCGAGGCGATGGAGCGGATCGCGCCGAGCACCTGA
- a CDS encoding PHP domain-containing protein, giving the protein MPAGPAERPAEGLIDLHTHSTVSDGTQSPRELVRAGVEAGLAVMAITDHDSTAGWAEAFDTARGTGLTVLPGMELSTQLDYASVHVLGYLIDPENPALLAEAEHTREERLHRAESMVARIAKDYDLNWDDVLAQTAPGATVGRPHIADALVAKGFVPDRSAAFGSILHWRGGYYRPHRAPEPTVGIRLIAEAGGVPVIAHPGARGPEQLFAGDRVRALVDAGLMGVEVNHRDNPPEARELWTRRAAEYDLVITGSSDYHGAGKPNVLGENSTAPEQYARIIELGTGSEPFVG; this is encoded by the coding sequence ATGCCCGCCGGCCCCGCCGAGCGCCCCGCCGAGGGGCTCATCGACCTCCACACGCACAGCACCGTCTCCGACGGCACGCAGTCGCCGCGCGAGCTCGTGCGTGCCGGCGTCGAAGCCGGGCTCGCCGTCATGGCGATCACCGACCACGACTCGACCGCGGGCTGGGCCGAGGCCTTCGACACCGCGCGCGGCACCGGCCTGACCGTGCTCCCCGGCATGGAGCTCAGCACCCAGCTCGACTACGCGAGCGTGCACGTGCTCGGCTACCTCATCGACCCCGAGAACCCGGCCCTGCTGGCCGAGGCCGAGCACACGCGCGAGGAGCGCCTGCACCGCGCCGAGTCGATGGTCGCCCGCATCGCGAAGGACTACGACCTGAACTGGGATGACGTGCTCGCCCAGACCGCGCCCGGGGCGACCGTCGGTCGCCCGCACATCGCCGACGCGCTCGTCGCGAAAGGCTTCGTGCCCGACCGCAGCGCCGCCTTCGGCAGCATCCTGCACTGGCGCGGCGGCTACTACCGGCCGCACCGTGCGCCCGAGCCGACCGTGGGCATCCGCCTCATCGCTGAGGCCGGCGGCGTTCCCGTGATCGCGCACCCCGGAGCCCGCGGGCCCGAGCAACTCTTCGCCGGCGACCGCGTGCGCGCGCTTGTCGACGCCGGGCTGATGGGGGTCGAGGTGAATCACCGCGACAACCCGCCCGAGGCGCGTGAGCTGTGGACGCGGCGCGCGGCCGAGTACGACCTCGTCATCACGGGCTCGAGTGACTACCACGGCGCCGGCAAGCCCAACGTGCTGGGCGAGAACAGCACCGCGCCGGAGCAGTACGCGCGCATCATCGAGCTCGGCACCGGGTCGGAGCCGTTCGTCGGCTGA
- a CDS encoding PD-(D/E)XK nuclease family protein, whose translation MQPDTSQLAVLDLPADANAVVIGAPGSGKTSTLVELVARRVEHDGFSADEVLALAANRAGANRLRDRLAGRLRAVAAGPLARTLPSLAFDAVVARAAAEGAPRPRLLSGPEQDLLIAELLHGEIEDGASGSWPDHLSAAVRRLPVFRTELREMLMRLTEYGVDTARLRSVAHTTARPEWAAVADFADDYRGVVSAVGGSALDPAELMAYAESAVLDGHTGERLARTRLVVVDDLQQATEGAIRLLRAIAARGVTIVAFGDPDVATDAFRGGEADALAAFPARVGVPTRTLRLDHVHRQSPLLRALTAEVTGRIGAAGAGTQRSAEADGDDDPAAISAIAAPSPAAEHRTIARVLRERHLLDGVAWSQLAVVVRSGAAIPAISRALALAQVPTRTTAASRALRDDPAAAALLDIVAVGTGRTELDGLTAERVLTGPFGGLDPIGLRRLRAALRAEELAGGGTRLGPRLLAEGLGVENGFATIDHAVGRRAARLARLLARLRAQHAAAATVEELLWTAWERSGVADGWRDAALGSGIAAEEANRALDGVVALFAAARRFVEREPDREAEAFLASVLDADIPEDTLAPRTVGEAVLVTTPSGAVGLEVDTVIVAGLQEGQWPNLRPRGSLLRAGDLLAALDSGAPPREAAAPAPAPAAVLDERRVVLADELRMFALAVSRARRRVVVAAVAGEDEIPSPFHGFAARVAGDRLVEPDGDAPPLDLRGMTGRLRRTVTQLGSTAEQRRAAAAALARLVGDAVPGADPAQWHGTLEASTTAQLYDLGDPEVRVPVSPSALGTLDRSAMEWFVETMAGGSSSLSANVGSLVHHALEHATGSEVEELWGLLEQRWGELVFESSWSEQLERRRARGAIEALGSYLRTVEAQGVVLVSSEGAFRFDVPPARVNGKIDRVESHDGRIVIVDLKTGSVLAAKEAAEHPQMSAYQLAYADGALADLPDGHAPGGARLLFTKKGTKDAPYTLRDQKPFDGDQLESFRETLRGAAVTIAGPDYPATLIDDAFAYGGAVRAVHLPGEVTGD comes from the coding sequence GTGCAACCCGACACCTCGCAGCTGGCCGTGCTCGACCTGCCCGCCGACGCGAACGCGGTGGTGATCGGAGCACCCGGTTCCGGCAAGACCTCGACGCTCGTCGAGCTCGTCGCCCGGCGGGTCGAGCACGACGGCTTCTCCGCCGACGAGGTGCTCGCGCTCGCGGCGAACCGCGCCGGCGCGAATCGGCTGCGCGACCGGCTGGCCGGTCGGCTCCGGGCCGTCGCCGCAGGCCCGCTCGCGCGCACCCTGCCCTCTCTGGCCTTCGACGCGGTGGTCGCGCGCGCCGCTGCGGAGGGGGCTCCGCGACCCCGGCTGCTCTCCGGGCCGGAGCAGGATCTGCTGATCGCCGAGCTGCTGCACGGCGAGATCGAGGACGGCGCGTCAGGCTCCTGGCCCGATCATCTCTCGGCGGCGGTGCGGCGTCTCCCGGTCTTCCGCACCGAGCTGCGCGAGATGCTCATGCGCCTGACGGAATACGGGGTCGACACCGCCCGCCTCCGTTCGGTCGCCCACACGACCGCACGGCCCGAGTGGGCGGCGGTCGCCGACTTCGCCGACGACTACCGCGGCGTCGTCTCGGCCGTGGGCGGCAGCGCGCTCGACCCCGCCGAGCTCATGGCCTACGCCGAGAGCGCCGTGCTCGACGGTCACACCGGCGAACGGCTCGCCCGCACGCGTCTGGTTGTCGTCGACGACCTGCAGCAGGCGACCGAGGGCGCCATCCGCCTGCTGCGCGCGATCGCGGCGCGCGGCGTCACGATCGTGGCCTTCGGCGACCCGGATGTGGCGACCGACGCGTTCCGCGGCGGCGAGGCGGACGCGCTGGCCGCCTTCCCCGCACGGGTGGGCGTGCCGACCCGCACCCTTCGTCTCGACCACGTGCACCGGCAGAGCCCCTTGCTGCGCGCGCTGACCGCGGAGGTGACGGGACGCATCGGAGCGGCCGGCGCGGGCACTCAGCGTTCGGCCGAGGCCGACGGCGACGACGACCCGGCGGCGATCTCCGCGATCGCGGCCCCCAGCCCGGCCGCCGAGCACCGCACGATCGCCCGCGTGCTGCGCGAGCGGCACCTGCTCGACGGCGTCGCCTGGTCGCAGCTCGCCGTCGTCGTGCGCTCGGGCGCCGCGATCCCCGCGATCTCGCGCGCCCTCGCGCTCGCCCAGGTGCCGACGCGCACGACGGCGGCCAGCCGCGCCCTGCGCGATGACCCCGCCGCCGCGGCGCTGCTCGACATCGTCGCGGTCGGAACGGGACGGACCGAGCTCGACGGGCTCACGGCCGAGCGTGTCCTCACCGGACCGTTCGGCGGCCTCGACCCGATCGGCCTCCGCCGTCTGCGCGCCGCGCTGCGCGCCGAGGAGCTCGCCGGCGGCGGCACCCGTCTGGGGCCGCGGCTGCTGGCGGAGGGCCTCGGCGTCGAGAACGGCTTCGCCACGATCGATCACGCGGTCGGCCGTCGAGCGGCGCGACTGGCGCGCCTGCTCGCCCGGCTGCGCGCCCAGCACGCGGCGGCCGCGACGGTCGAGGAGCTGCTCTGGACGGCCTGGGAGCGCAGCGGGGTCGCTGACGGCTGGCGCGACGCGGCGCTCGGCAGCGGCATCGCCGCCGAGGAGGCGAACCGGGCGCTCGACGGCGTCGTGGCGCTGTTCGCGGCGGCGCGGCGCTTCGTCGAGCGCGAGCCCGACCGCGAGGCCGAGGCGTTCCTCGCCTCGGTGCTCGACGCCGACATCCCCGAGGACACGCTCGCGCCGCGCACGGTCGGTGAGGCCGTGCTCGTCACGACGCCCTCCGGGGCGGTCGGGCTCGAGGTCGACACGGTCATCGTCGCCGGACTGCAGGAGGGGCAGTGGCCGAACCTCCGGCCACGCGGATCGCTGCTGCGCGCGGGAGATCTGCTCGCCGCGCTCGACTCCGGCGCGCCGCCGAGGGAGGCCGCGGCGCCGGCCCCGGCGCCGGCAGCCGTGCTCGATGAGCGCCGTGTGGTGCTCGCCGACGAGCTGCGCATGTTCGCGCTCGCCGTCTCCCGGGCCCGGCGCCGCGTCGTGGTGGCCGCCGTCGCGGGCGAGGACGAGATCCCGAGCCCCTTCCACGGCTTCGCCGCCCGGGTGGCGGGCGATCGCCTGGTCGAGCCCGACGGGGATGCGCCGCCGCTCGACCTGCGCGGCATGACCGGTCGTCTGCGCCGCACCGTCACTCAACTCGGATCGACCGCGGAGCAGCGTCGCGCGGCGGCGGCCGCGCTGGCGCGGCTCGTCGGCGACGCGGTGCCCGGGGCCGATCCCGCGCAGTGGCACGGGACCCTCGAGGCGAGCACCACGGCGCAGCTGTACGACCTCGGCGACCCCGAGGTGCGGGTGCCGGTGTCGCCCTCCGCTCTCGGCACCCTCGACCGCTCGGCGATGGAATGGTTCGTCGAGACCATGGCCGGCGGCTCCTCGAGCCTCAGCGCGAATGTGGGGTCGCTCGTGCATCACGCTCTCGAGCACGCGACCGGGTCCGAGGTCGAGGAGCTCTGGGGGCTGCTCGAGCAGCGCTGGGGCGAGCTCGTGTTCGAGTCGAGCTGGTCTGAGCAGCTCGAGAGGCGGCGGGCTCGGGGGGCGATCGAGGCGCTCGGCTCCTACCTGCGCACCGTCGAGGCGCAGGGGGTCGTGCTCGTGAGCTCGGAGGGCGCCTTCCGCTTCGACGTTCCGCCCGCCCGCGTCAACGGAAAGATCGACCGCGTCGAGTCGCACGACGGTCGCATCGTCATCGTCGACCTCAAGACCGGCAGCGTGCTCGCTGCGAAGGAGGCGGCCGAGCATCCGCAGATGTCGGCCTACCAGCTCGCCTACGCCGATGGAGCGCTCGCCGATCTGCCCGACGGACACGCGCCCGGAGGCGCTCGTCTGCTCTTCACGAAGAAGGGGACGAAGGATGCGCCGTACACCCTGCGTGACCAGAAGCCCTTCGATGGCGATCAGCTCGAGAGCTTCCGTGAGACCCTCCGTGGTGCTGCGGTGACGATCGCGGGACCCGACTATCCGGCGACGCTGATCGACGACGCCTTCGCCTACGGCGGCGCCGTGCGCGCCGTGCACCTGCCCGGAGAGGTCACCGGTGACTGA
- a CDS encoding DEAD/DEAH box helicase, with product MTFSDLDIDQDIVDALAAKGIVDPFPIQTQTIPLGLAGQDIIGQAKTGTGKTFGFGLPVIQALGLDPEPGVQALVVVPTRELCVQVAEDLELATSNRSTKVVAIYGGKAYEGQIEQIKAGAQIVVGTPGRLLDLAGQRLLSLANVKVMVLDEADKMLDLGFLPDVEKLFAQTPPARHTMLFSATMPGPVVTLARRFMNRPIHIRASDPDEGQLQANIKHLVYRAHSLDKDEVVARILQAEGRGKTVVFTRTKRAASKLVEELNDRGFNAAAVHGDMTQEARERSMASFKAGKKDVLIATDVAARGIDVDDVTHVINHTIPDDEKTYLHRAGRTGRAGKTGIAVTFVDWDDLHKWALINRALEFGQPEPTETYSSSPHLFTDLDIPAGSKGRLKPSPAAPHAEKPRADRDAGERSGSSRSRSRGGRGRGRGEGSGSGSAAPASTEGGAGTTTTEEARSEGGGTHDGAAPERRRRTRRRRGGSGSGTPTPPPAS from the coding sequence GTGACCTTCTCCGATCTTGACATCGACCAGGACATCGTCGACGCACTCGCCGCCAAAGGCATCGTCGACCCGTTCCCGATCCAGACTCAGACCATCCCCCTCGGGCTCGCCGGCCAGGACATCATCGGCCAGGCGAAGACCGGAACCGGCAAGACCTTCGGCTTCGGCCTGCCGGTGATCCAGGCGCTCGGACTCGACCCCGAGCCCGGTGTGCAGGCTCTCGTCGTCGTGCCGACGCGCGAGCTGTGCGTCCAGGTCGCCGAAGACCTCGAGCTCGCCACCTCGAACCGCTCCACGAAGGTCGTCGCCATCTACGGCGGCAAGGCCTACGAGGGCCAGATCGAGCAGATCAAGGCGGGTGCGCAGATCGTCGTCGGCACGCCCGGTCGTCTGCTCGACCTCGCCGGCCAGCGCCTGCTGAGCCTCGCGAACGTCAAGGTGATGGTGCTCGACGAGGCCGACAAGATGCTCGACCTGGGCTTCCTGCCCGACGTCGAGAAGCTCTTCGCGCAGACGCCGCCGGCCCGCCACACGATGCTGTTCTCGGCCACCATGCCGGGGCCCGTCGTCACGCTGGCGCGCCGCTTCATGAACCGGCCGATCCACATCCGCGCGAGCGACCCCGACGAGGGCCAGCTGCAGGCGAACATCAAGCACCTCGTCTACCGGGCGCACAGCCTCGATAAGGACGAGGTCGTCGCCCGCATCCTGCAGGCCGAGGGCCGCGGCAAGACCGTCGTCTTCACCCGCACCAAGCGCGCGGCCTCGAAGCTCGTCGAAGAGCTCAACGATCGCGGCTTCAACGCCGCGGCCGTGCACGGCGACATGACGCAGGAGGCGCGCGAGCGCTCGATGGCGTCGTTCAAGGCCGGCAAGAAGGATGTGCTGATCGCCACCGACGTGGCGGCGCGCGGCATCGACGTCGACGACGTCACGCACGTGATCAACCACACGATCCCCGACGACGAGAAGACCTACCTGCACCGCGCCGGCCGCACCGGCCGCGCCGGCAAGACCGGCATCGCGGTGACCTTCGTCGACTGGGACGACCTGCACAAGTGGGCGCTCATCAACCGCGCCCTCGAGTTCGGGCAGCCGGAGCCGACCGAGACCTACTCGTCGTCGCCGCACCTCTTCACCGACCTGGACATCCCCGCCGGCTCGAAGGGCCGCCTCAAGCCGTCGCCGGCCGCTCCGCACGCGGAGAAGCCGCGCGCCGACCGCGACGCCGGTGAGCGCTCTGGTTCGTCGCGCTCGCGCAGCCGCGGAGGCCGCGGACGCGGTCGCGGCGAGGGATCCGGCAGCGGCTCGGCCGCGCCGGCCTCGACCGAGGGCGGCGCCGGCACGACCACGACCGAGGAGGCCCGCTCCGAGGGCGGCGGCACGCACGACGGCGCCGCCCCCGAGCGCCGTCGCCGCACGCGTCGTCGCCGTGGCGGGAGCGGGAGCGGCACGCCCACTCCCCCGCCCGCGAGCTGA